A window from Listeria seeligeri serovar 1/2b str. SLCC3954 encodes these proteins:
- the rpmF gene encoding 50S ribosomal protein L32 codes for MAVPFRRTSKAKKRKRRTHVKLQLPGMNECSNCGEYRLSHHVCPECGQYDGKDVANS; via the coding sequence ATGGCAGTACCTTTTAGAAGAACTTCAAAAGCCAAAAAGCGTAAGCGTCGTACACACGTTAAACTTCAACTTCCGGGCATGAACGAATGCTCGAATTGCGGCGAATACAGACTTTCCCACCACGTATGTCCTGAATGTGGACAATATGATGGTAAAGATGTAGCAAACAGCTAA
- a CDS encoding nucleotidyltransferase, which produces MKATGIVVEYNPFHNGHQLHLNKARELTNPDVVIAVMSGSFVQRGEPAILPKWERTKMALAAGVDIVVELPVAFSTQHATIFAEESVRILDALHINSLFFGSEHGYANDFSEAANKAANNEATFNQMIKHSLENKKISYANAYTLALETLLGEKKLDVTKPNNILGFHYALAVQKQNPTIKLQSIAREHAQYHDEQATHTSIASATAIRKMMLAGESEQAMRYLPISSQEILRAYTGPFLSWDNYWPFLKFRLLQATSEELKSIRGVSEGIQNRMQLAATTAENFFEFIEQTKTKRYSNARLQRTALQILLNAKDTKSKPYIRILGMSKLGQRYLALHKKNIPLQVVTTASKASPGILTEDLKATTIYTLAKGLESYQKGDFQIPPIMTL; this is translated from the coding sequence ATGAAAGCAACTGGAATTGTAGTAGAATACAACCCATTTCATAATGGGCATCAACTTCATTTAAACAAGGCACGCGAACTAACAAATCCTGATGTGGTTATTGCTGTTATGAGTGGTTCTTTTGTTCAGCGCGGCGAACCCGCTATCCTTCCTAAATGGGAACGAACCAAGATGGCGCTTGCTGCTGGTGTAGACATAGTTGTCGAACTACCTGTTGCCTTTTCGACCCAACACGCCACTATTTTCGCTGAAGAGTCAGTTCGAATTCTCGATGCACTCCATATAAATAGCTTATTTTTTGGAAGCGAGCACGGCTATGCTAATGATTTTTCCGAAGCTGCAAATAAGGCGGCTAATAATGAAGCAACTTTTAATCAAATGATAAAACATTCTTTGGAAAACAAAAAGATTTCTTATGCCAATGCTTATACACTCGCACTTGAAACATTACTTGGCGAAAAAAAACTGGACGTCACAAAACCAAATAACATTCTTGGGTTCCATTACGCCCTCGCTGTACAAAAGCAAAACCCAACTATTAAACTCCAATCCATTGCCCGAGAGCATGCTCAGTATCACGATGAACAAGCTACCCATACTTCCATTGCAAGTGCGACGGCTATCCGAAAAATGATGCTAGCTGGTGAATCCGAACAAGCAATGCGCTATTTACCAATAAGTTCACAGGAAATTTTACGAGCGTATACTGGCCCATTTTTATCGTGGGATAATTACTGGCCTTTCTTAAAGTTCCGGCTATTACAAGCAACTTCAGAGGAATTGAAATCAATTCGCGGAGTTAGTGAAGGCATTCAAAATCGGATGCAACTTGCTGCGACCACAGCGGAAAACTTCTTTGAATTTATAGAACAGACGAAAACAAAACGTTATAGCAATGCAAGACTACAGCGAACAGCATTGCAAATTTTGCTAAATGCGAAGGACACAAAAAGCAAGCCGTACATCCGGATTCTTGGTATGAGTAAGCTAGGGCAACGATATTTAGCACTTCATAAGAAGAATATACCTCTGCAAGTAGTTACCACAGCATCCAAAGCAAGCCCCGGGATACTGACAGAAGACTTAAAGGCAACAACGATTTACACACTCGCAAAAGGACTAGAATCATATCAAAAAGGGGACTTCCAAATCCCGCCAATTATGACTTTGTAA
- a CDS encoding SepM family pheromone-processing serine protease: MRKEWKKITAIVLLLIIIAGFFIPVPYYISKPGGTEELAPLVTVEDHPNNKDGSLSLVTIAMGKANIYTYMTAKFLPYHELEKDSEIKYEDETDEEYNVRQMQMMNESKNNAIQVAYKAAGQEVKVTYDGVYVLSVMEDVPAAKVLHAGDLITEIDGHAFKSSQEFIDYIHSKKVGDTVKIKYKHGDKNEEATIELTAIDKKGTPGIGITLVDDEKITAVPEVKIDSEKIGGPSAGLMFSLEIYSRFQKDDLTDGKKIAGTGTIDPDGTVGRIGGIDQKVVAADKSGAKIFFAPNDPITAEMKKSDPSIESNYDTAVKTAKDIDSKMKIVPVKTFQDAVDFLEK; this comes from the coding sequence ATGCGTAAAGAGTGGAAAAAAATAACGGCGATAGTGCTGTTGCTAATTATTATAGCTGGCTTTTTTATTCCAGTTCCGTACTATATTTCAAAACCTGGAGGAACCGAGGAACTTGCACCACTCGTTACGGTTGAGGACCATCCTAATAATAAAGACGGATCGCTAAGTCTAGTCACGATTGCCATGGGAAAAGCTAACATTTATACATATATGACGGCAAAATTTCTTCCCTACCATGAACTCGAAAAAGATAGCGAAATCAAGTACGAAGACGAAACCGATGAAGAATATAATGTTCGTCAAATGCAAATGATGAATGAATCAAAAAACAACGCAATCCAAGTTGCCTACAAAGCTGCTGGACAAGAAGTGAAAGTAACATATGATGGGGTCTATGTTCTAAGCGTTATGGAAGATGTTCCTGCTGCAAAAGTTTTACATGCAGGGGATTTAATTACTGAAATAGATGGTCATGCTTTTAAATCAAGCCAAGAATTCATTGATTACATTCATAGCAAAAAAGTTGGCGACACCGTTAAAATAAAATACAAACACGGCGATAAAAATGAAGAAGCAACTATCGAACTTACAGCAATTGATAAAAAAGGTACGCCAGGAATTGGGATTACACTTGTAGATGACGAAAAAATCACCGCCGTCCCTGAAGTGAAAATCGATTCTGAAAAAATTGGCGGACCATCAGCTGGCTTAATGTTTAGCCTAGAAATTTATAGCCGTTTCCAAAAAGATGATTTAACAGATGGTAAGAAAATTGCTGGGACAGGGACGATTGATCCTGATGGAACCGTTGGAAGAATCGGCGGAATTGACCAAAAAGTAGTTGCAGCCGACAAGAGTGGTGCGAAAATCTTCTTTGCACCAAATGATCCAATTACCGCAGAAATGAAAAAAAGCGACCCATCTATCGAAAGTAATTATGACACAGCAGTAAAAACAGCCAAAGATATTGACTCAAAAATGAAAATTGTACCAGTGAAAACGTTCCAAGATGCTGTCGATTTTTTAGAGAAATGA
- a CDS encoding DUF3397 domain-containing protein, with product MFDWLTNSTAIIIILPVIVFILSMFISGLWMRKSQRRIMFAADMSTLFLIIAVHFFMIVLFEHSFLLYILLFLFTLGIVIVLIAAKKEGEIQFKKIIRGYWRLCFFLFALLYVGLYLYGIIYSLIMML from the coding sequence ATGTTTGATTGGTTAACTAACTCAACAGCAATTATAATTATTTTACCTGTAATAGTATTTATTTTATCCATGTTTATTTCGGGGCTTTGGATGCGGAAAAGCCAGCGTAGAATAATGTTTGCAGCAGACATGTCGACACTTTTTCTTATTATTGCTGTTCACTTCTTTATGATTGTATTATTTGAACATTCGTTCTTACTTTATATACTGTTATTTTTATTTACACTTGGGATTGTCATTGTGCTTATTGCGGCAAAAAAAGAAGGCGAGATTCAATTTAAGAAAATTATCCGTGGATACTGGCGGCTTTGTTTCTTCCTCTTCGCCTTGCTTTATGTAGGTCTCTATCTTTATGGAATTATTTATAGTTTAATTATGATGTTATAG
- the rsmD gene encoding 16S rRNA (guanine(966)-N(2))-methyltransferase RsmD yields MRVIAGERKGHALKAVPGNNTRPTTDKVKESLFSIIGPFFDGDVVLDLFAGSGGLGIEALSRGAERAVFIDQAQAAIKTIRLNLESCHFTDRAEVYRNEAERALKLLHKNEWKFDLVFLDPPYKKQQLEKLLLQLEKLALVSENGRIICEHDKEAIMPDTVGNFVKIKAVSYGITVLSIFEFQEA; encoded by the coding sequence ATGAGAGTCATTGCAGGAGAACGTAAAGGACATGCATTGAAAGCTGTTCCAGGAAATAATACTAGACCAACAACAGACAAAGTAAAAGAATCGTTATTTTCCATTATTGGACCATTTTTTGATGGGGATGTCGTTCTTGATTTATTTGCTGGTAGTGGCGGTCTTGGGATTGAAGCATTAAGTAGAGGTGCCGAGCGAGCTGTTTTTATTGACCAAGCTCAAGCAGCAATTAAAACGATTCGCTTAAATTTAGAAAGTTGCCATTTTACTGATCGAGCAGAAGTTTATCGGAATGAAGCCGAACGAGCACTCAAACTACTCCACAAAAACGAATGGAAATTTGATTTAGTTTTTTTAGATCCGCCTTATAAAAAACAACAATTAGAAAAGTTACTTTTACAACTGGAAAAATTAGCATTAGTGAGTGAAAACGGCAGAATCATTTGTGAACACGACAAAGAAGCGATTATGCCAGATACAGTTGGAAATTTCGTTAAAATTAAAGCCGTTTCATATGGAATTACCGTTTTATCCATATTTGAATTTCAGGAGGCGTAG
- a CDS encoding ATP-binding cassette domain-containing protein, translating into MVQEYIRLKGARENNLQNISLDIPKRKITIFTGVSGSGKSSIVFETIATESQRQLNETYSAYLRNFLPKYKQPDADSIENLSTSVIIDQKRLGGNSRSTLGTITDINSILRLLFSRVGKPSIGTANLFSFNDPAGMCPDCHGVGQKVTVDLVKLLDPNKSLKEGAILFPTFSVDSWYWNSYAYSGFFDVDKKIKDYTEEEYELLLNGKDIKVFLETPMGSMNASYEGLIPKFNRLYIQKEGDMSASTKKRVDKFTHIAHCDTCSGTRLSKQALSCKINEANIADYTAMQLDELKQAIAEIKDPIAVPMIKSVTERLQHLIDIGLGYMTLDRQTASLSGGESQRVKMIRHLNSSLTDLLYIFDEPSIGLHPRDVHRLNELLVKLRDKGNTILVVEHDPDVIKIADHIVDVGPHAGKHGGEIQFVGSYNDLLKSDTLTGRFLNRHLPINDKPRSPKGFLTTEKSSQFNLKNIQANIPKEVLTVITGVAGSGKSTLINSVFLKEYPDAIMIDQSAAHANIRSNPATYTGIMDPIRKAFGKENDVSPSLFSYNSKGACENCKGLGFTTMDLAFMDSIRTPCEVCHGKRFQESVLAYKLDGKSISDVLELTVSEALDFFTDKKILKKISAMEEVGIGYVTLGQALSTLSGGECQRLKLANELHKKGSIYIMDEPTTGLHMSDIEHILTIINSLVSKGNTVIVIEHNIDIIRNADWIIDLGPEGGSAGGQIIFEGAPMDLLQNKQSLTAQYL; encoded by the coding sequence ATGGTACAAGAATATATTCGATTAAAAGGAGCACGTGAAAACAATCTCCAAAATATTTCCCTAGATATCCCTAAACGAAAAATCACTATTTTTACTGGCGTGTCTGGATCCGGGAAATCTTCTATTGTATTTGAAACTATTGCTACAGAATCGCAAAGACAGCTGAATGAAACTTACAGTGCTTATCTTCGTAATTTTCTTCCAAAGTATAAACAACCTGACGCTGATTCAATTGAAAACCTCTCCACCTCTGTTATTATTGATCAGAAAAGACTTGGCGGTAATTCCCGCTCAACGCTCGGAACTATCACTGATATTAACTCTATTTTACGATTACTTTTTTCCCGAGTCGGCAAACCGAGCATCGGGACAGCAAATCTATTTTCATTTAATGATCCTGCTGGTATGTGCCCTGATTGTCACGGGGTTGGTCAGAAAGTAACGGTTGATTTAGTCAAATTACTCGACCCAAATAAATCACTAAAAGAAGGCGCCATCCTTTTCCCAACTTTTTCAGTGGACTCATGGTACTGGAATTCCTATGCTTATTCCGGCTTTTTTGATGTGGATAAAAAAATAAAAGATTATACCGAAGAAGAGTATGAACTACTTTTAAATGGTAAAGATATTAAGGTATTCCTAGAAACACCGATGGGCAGCATGAACGCAAGCTATGAAGGATTAATTCCGAAGTTCAATCGGCTTTACATCCAAAAAGAAGGTGATATGTCTGCTTCTACCAAAAAACGCGTTGATAAATTTACACATATTGCGCATTGTGATACTTGTTCTGGAACAAGACTCTCCAAGCAAGCCCTTTCTTGTAAAATAAATGAAGCTAATATTGCGGACTATACCGCGATGCAATTAGACGAACTAAAACAAGCCATTGCTGAAATTAAAGATCCAATTGCCGTTCCGATGATTAAAAGTGTCACCGAACGATTGCAACATTTAATTGATATTGGTTTAGGCTATATGACTCTCGACCGCCAAACTGCTTCCCTTTCTGGTGGAGAATCACAACGCGTCAAAATGATTCGTCACTTAAATAGTAGCTTAACGGACTTACTTTACATTTTTGACGAGCCAAGCATTGGACTTCATCCGCGTGATGTCCACCGGTTAAATGAACTACTAGTGAAATTGCGTGATAAAGGAAATACGATTCTAGTTGTTGAACATGATCCAGATGTCATCAAAATCGCTGACCATATTGTTGATGTTGGTCCACATGCTGGGAAACATGGCGGAGAAATTCAGTTTGTCGGTAGTTATAACGATTTACTTAAATCAGATACGTTAACTGGCAGATTTTTGAACCGTCACTTACCTATTAATGATAAACCACGCTCACCAAAAGGTTTCTTAACTACCGAGAAAAGCAGCCAGTTTAACTTAAAAAATATTCAAGCAAACATTCCGAAAGAAGTACTTACTGTGATAACGGGGGTTGCTGGTTCCGGGAAAAGCACATTGATTAATTCAGTGTTTCTCAAAGAATATCCTGATGCGATTATGATTGATCAATCGGCGGCTCATGCGAATATTCGCTCCAATCCAGCCACCTATACTGGAATTATGGACCCAATCAGAAAAGCATTTGGGAAAGAAAACGATGTTAGCCCGTCTTTATTCAGTTATAACTCCAAAGGCGCTTGCGAAAATTGCAAAGGACTTGGCTTCACTACCATGGATTTAGCTTTCATGGATTCAATTCGCACCCCTTGCGAAGTCTGTCATGGCAAGCGTTTCCAAGAGTCCGTCCTAGCTTATAAACTAGATGGTAAGTCTATCAGTGATGTTTTAGAGTTAACTGTTTCCGAAGCGCTTGATTTCTTTACAGATAAAAAAATCTTGAAGAAAATTAGCGCGATGGAAGAAGTTGGAATTGGCTATGTGACACTTGGTCAGGCACTTAGCACACTTTCTGGCGGAGAGTGCCAACGTCTAAAACTTGCGAATGAACTTCATAAAAAAGGTTCGATTTACATTATGGATGAGCCAACTACTGGGCTGCATATGTCTGATATCGAACACATTTTGACGATTATCAATTCGCTCGTAAGTAAGGGCAACACAGTGATTGTGATTGAGCATAACATTGATATTATTCGAAATGCTGACTGGATTATTGACCTCGGACCAGAAGGCGGAAGTGCAGGTGGGCAAATTATTTTTGAAGGAGCACCAATGGACTTACTTCAAAACAAACAATCTTTAACTGCACAATATTTATAA
- the coaD gene encoding pantetheine-phosphate adenylyltransferase: protein MEEKIAVIPGTFDPITNGHLDIIERAAKIFDVLYVSVLNNSSKKPLFNVEERMEMIKQVTAHLPNVQVESASGLTVDYAAMRGATAIVRGLRAVSDFEYEMQIASMNRTLNATIETFFVMTNTKYSFLSSSMVKEVAQYQGDISELVPDIVNQAIQAKFNK, encoded by the coding sequence ATGGAAGAAAAAATTGCAGTCATCCCAGGAACGTTTGATCCAATTACAAACGGACATTTGGACATCATTGAACGTGCAGCGAAAATTTTTGACGTATTGTATGTATCTGTTTTAAATAATTCATCTAAAAAACCGCTTTTTAATGTAGAAGAGCGTATGGAAATGATTAAACAAGTGACTGCTCATTTGCCGAATGTTCAAGTCGAGAGCGCCAGCGGTTTAACGGTTGATTATGCTGCTATGCGCGGGGCAACGGCAATTGTTAGGGGGCTAAGAGCGGTTAGTGACTTTGAATATGAAATGCAAATCGCTTCCATGAACCGGACGCTAAATGCCACAATTGAAACTTTTTTCGTAATGACTAATACGAAATATTCATTTTTAAGCTCTAGTATGGTTAAAGAAGTTGCGCAGTATCAAGGTGATATTAGCGAACTAGTTCCAGATATCGTAAATCAAGCAATTCAAGCAAAATTTAATAAGTAG
- a CDS encoding SgrR family transcriptional regulator, producing the protein MDKDYFIMRAYLYNVTPDLQTAFKLSNLANIWFCTSKNAKRKLQQYQSKNILHYAPGLGRGNLSKVTFPKPLEEEVLNALKKSLAEESFSDILFLSQLPIPKSWFASISNEIQQLFGLQITENQQEILRSIIRRKLTTLDPLQTSVSLEAFLLTQIGDTLVKYDKSTDKVIAHIAHHWKTSADYREWTFYLRKSVLFHHGRTLDSADVKFTLLRAKQPQSVSFWQMQDIQTIDCTNKFTLTIRLKKPDPFFIRYLCSSNMAILPRDETFDEYKWISTGPFRMAERSDERLILEAFDGYFLTRPLLDRVEFWTVENSQAIQTTPIQFTSVDYEENPAYVEHRKIGVGVNFLCFNGHRNGVAQHKAFREAIYHLLDCQKARDELFENYGTVASNYYPEKSIIPEKHPEKIPALLKKANYQGEKVIFGTTQHPLALQATKWICNMAAKFEIHLVPKIITHKEASYSTMPEDETDMMMMGEIPSSDGEVAYLDFLNNPFLLPQHLLTAETLAEITTRLEKMKLEKDAVKRDALRTNIDRWLTENYHLIYLHHPERSQSLHSMIKGISENPYGYFDLSKVWIETKPSITS; encoded by the coding sequence ATGGATAAGGATTATTTCATTATGCGCGCTTATCTTTATAATGTAACTCCGGATTTACAAACAGCTTTTAAATTAAGTAATTTAGCTAATATTTGGTTTTGTACATCTAAAAACGCCAAACGAAAACTACAACAATATCAATCAAAAAATATTCTTCACTATGCTCCTGGATTAGGTCGTGGAAATCTCTCCAAAGTCACATTTCCAAAACCACTAGAAGAAGAAGTACTTAATGCTTTGAAAAAAAGTCTTGCTGAAGAATCATTTAGTGATATTTTATTTTTATCGCAACTACCGATTCCTAAAAGCTGGTTCGCAAGTATCTCTAATGAAATTCAACAATTGTTCGGTTTACAAATAACGGAAAACCAACAAGAAATTTTACGTTCCATCATTCGGCGAAAATTAACGACCCTTGACCCACTTCAAACATCTGTCTCCCTAGAAGCTTTTCTACTAACGCAAATTGGCGATACACTTGTTAAATATGATAAAAGTACCGACAAAGTAATTGCTCATATTGCTCATCACTGGAAAACTTCCGCTGACTACCGAGAATGGACATTTTATTTACGCAAAAGTGTTTTGTTCCATCACGGGCGAACACTCGATAGCGCGGATGTGAAATTCACCTTACTTCGTGCCAAACAACCTCAATCTGTCTCTTTTTGGCAAATGCAAGATATTCAAACAATTGATTGTACAAACAAATTCACACTTACCATTCGACTAAAAAAACCCGATCCATTTTTCATTCGCTATCTCTGTTCATCAAATATGGCTATCTTGCCACGCGATGAAACTTTCGATGAATATAAATGGATTTCGACCGGGCCATTCCGAATGGCAGAAAGAAGCGATGAACGTTTGATTTTAGAGGCTTTTGATGGATACTTTTTAACACGGCCACTACTTGACCGAGTAGAGTTTTGGACCGTAGAAAATAGTCAGGCGATTCAAACCACGCCAATTCAGTTCACTTCTGTTGATTATGAGGAAAATCCGGCCTATGTCGAGCATCGTAAAATCGGTGTTGGGGTTAATTTTCTTTGTTTTAACGGTCACCGCAATGGAGTCGCACAACACAAAGCTTTTCGTGAAGCCATCTACCATTTACTTGACTGCCAAAAAGCGCGTGATGAGTTATTCGAAAACTACGGCACAGTTGCTTCCAATTACTATCCCGAAAAGTCAATTATTCCTGAAAAACATCCTGAAAAAATTCCCGCTTTATTGAAAAAAGCAAACTATCAAGGAGAAAAAGTGATTTTTGGAACGACGCAGCATCCACTTGCTTTACAAGCTACAAAATGGATTTGCAACATGGCGGCAAAATTTGAAATTCATTTAGTGCCAAAGATAATTACTCATAAAGAAGCTTCTTATTCAACGATGCCAGAAGATGAAACCGATATGATGATGATGGGCGAAATCCCTTCATCTGACGGAGAAGTAGCTTATTTAGATTTTTTGAACAACCCATTTCTTTTACCTCAACACTTGTTAACTGCTGAAACGCTTGCTGAAATTACTACTCGTTTAGAAAAAATGAAATTAGAAAAAGACGCCGTTAAAAGAGACGCCTTACGCACTAATATTGATAGATGGTTAACAGAAAACTATCATTTAATTTATTTACATCATCCTGAACGAAGCCAGTCACTCCATTCGATGATAAAAGGAATTTCCGAAAATCCTTATGGCTATTTTGATTTAAGTAAAGTTTGGATAGAAACTAAACCGTCTATAACATCATAA
- a CDS encoding YceD family protein — protein sequence MKWSISQLKKYRDSNFTINEKADLKKFFQENNIDVRDASPVEVTGELIVHPEEVVANLTMKGEWTLPCARTLEDVVYPYEVHATETFVKSKEQVLDESWHVMEQDMVDLTPVVEELLLVEIPMQVFSEEALVIDKLPRGTEWEMKTEEADLLDKIAKEPKVDPRLAGLANFFDEKKED from the coding sequence ATGAAATGGTCTATCAGTCAATTGAAAAAATATCGTGACAGCAACTTCACGATTAATGAAAAAGCTGATCTAAAAAAGTTCTTTCAAGAGAACAATATAGACGTTCGTGATGCAAGCCCCGTAGAAGTAACTGGGGAATTAATTGTACACCCAGAAGAAGTTGTTGCTAACCTTACAATGAAAGGTGAGTGGACGCTTCCATGTGCCCGTACACTTGAGGATGTTGTTTATCCTTATGAAGTGCATGCGACGGAAACTTTTGTGAAATCCAAAGAACAAGTTTTAGATGAATCTTGGCATGTGATGGAACAAGATATGGTCGATTTAACCCCGGTGGTAGAAGAACTCTTACTAGTAGAAATTCCAATGCAAGTTTTCAGTGAAGAAGCGCTCGTTATCGACAAGCTTCCACGTGGAACTGAATGGGAAATGAAAACAGAAGAAGCTGATCTACTAGACAAAATCGCAAAAGAACCAAAAGTGGATCCTCGTCTTGCGGGATTAGCTAATTTTTTCGATGAGAAAAAAGAAGACTAA
- a CDS encoding MDR family MFS transporter, giving the protein MFRELHPNIRARILIQFLSKIIGSMIFPFLAIYFTMEINSSVAGVLLLINVFVQFVAGIYGGHLADVIGRRKLMITGEVLKVFAFLGMVLCNSPFFHSPWITFAMLLIIGVAQGLVNPAGEAMLIDVSTPENRAFMYSISYWANNLSMLIGIMVGGWFFVDYLFPLLVALLIMSFVTAWLTIILISETLELKVVPEKGSYGLLEMFKSYGQVLHDYRFLLYTIGGIAVMSIEYQRGNYISVRLAEDFQHFLVNFGPLGEVNLNGVQIVSVLTAVNTLFIVLFTVPIARWVTKRAQQPIMYVGFSLFAIGFAVCAFANSLIVLLIATAVLSIGELLYVPTRQTILATIVDDNKRGAYMAFNGIIFQIGKMIGSVSLVFAPFIGKYGMGIFTIALGIVAIGFSAVALKSGFEKVWIK; this is encoded by the coding sequence ATGTTTAGGGAACTACATCCAAATATTCGCGCACGGATTTTAATTCAGTTTTTGAGTAAAATAATTGGCTCAATGATTTTCCCGTTTTTGGCCATTTATTTTACGATGGAAATAAATAGTAGTGTGGCTGGGGTTCTTTTGCTGATTAATGTTTTTGTGCAATTTGTTGCTGGAATATACGGCGGGCATTTGGCAGATGTTATTGGGCGCAGGAAATTGATGATAACAGGCGAAGTGTTGAAAGTTTTTGCTTTTCTTGGGATGGTTCTTTGTAATTCTCCATTTTTTCATTCTCCCTGGATTACTTTTGCGATGTTGCTTATTATCGGTGTGGCGCAAGGGTTAGTAAATCCTGCTGGTGAGGCAATGTTGATTGATGTAAGCACGCCGGAAAATCGCGCATTTATGTACTCGATTAGTTATTGGGCGAATAATTTATCCATGCTGATTGGGATTATGGTTGGTGGATGGTTTTTTGTAGATTATCTATTTCCGCTCCTTGTTGCGCTTCTAATTATGTCGTTTGTCACCGCTTGGCTAACGATAATTTTAATTTCAGAAACATTGGAACTAAAAGTAGTCCCTGAAAAAGGTTCTTACGGTTTGCTTGAGATGTTCAAAAGCTATGGGCAAGTTTTGCATGATTATCGTTTTCTTCTATATACTATTGGTGGAATTGCTGTTATGTCGATTGAGTACCAACGTGGTAATTATATTTCTGTGCGACTCGCGGAAGATTTTCAACATTTTCTAGTGAATTTTGGACCACTTGGCGAGGTTAATCTCAATGGCGTCCAAATTGTGAGTGTTTTGACTGCTGTTAATACGCTATTCATTGTTCTCTTTACAGTACCAATTGCAAGGTGGGTAACAAAACGAGCGCAACAACCGATTATGTATGTGGGCTTTTCGTTGTTTGCGATTGGATTTGCAGTATGTGCGTTTGCAAATAGTCTTATTGTTTTGTTGATTGCGACGGCTGTCCTTTCGATTGGCGAATTACTCTATGTGCCAACACGCCAAACGATTCTTGCAACTATTGTGGATGACAACAAGCGCGGGGCTTATATGGCTTTCAACGGAATTATTTTTCAAATCGGAAAAATGATTGGGTCAGTCAGCTTAGTATTTGCACCGTTTAT
- a CDS encoding 2-dehydropantoate 2-reductase, producing MGNQIKIGIIGAGAMGLLYAANLAEKADLTLFTRREEQANALKQKGISLIDNGTTKTIHINAVVVTDTAALSKQQLLIVAVKQYSLLEILPLLQAVPIETPMLFIQNGAGHLENLPLLGEKRTILVGISEHGAGRENDTTVVWRGHGRTKYSVYQGELDGSLENWLNSVPDFPVEQHVNYLEIIQEKLFINAVINPLTAVLGVRNGELLKNPEWHKLLDLLVEEMETVLPVQNGALKVREICRVTANNFSSMALDKKHGRKTEIDGIVLPILEKAEREGKTLPTLRTLYHIIKGLEGESNV from the coding sequence ATGGGAAACCAAATAAAAATTGGTATTATTGGCGCGGGTGCAATGGGGCTTCTTTATGCAGCTAACCTTGCTGAAAAAGCCGATCTCACCCTTTTTACACGAAGAGAAGAACAAGCAAATGCTTTAAAACAAAAAGGCATTTCACTAATAGATAATGGAACAACAAAAACTATACATATTAACGCTGTAGTAGTGACAGATACAGCCGCTTTGAGTAAACAACAGTTGCTTATTGTCGCGGTGAAGCAGTATTCGTTACTTGAGATTTTACCTTTATTACAAGCAGTTCCGATCGAAACACCAATGCTTTTCATTCAAAACGGTGCCGGACATTTAGAAAATTTACCGCTACTTGGCGAAAAGCGGACCATTTTAGTGGGCATCAGCGAACACGGGGCAGGTCGAGAAAATGATACGACCGTTGTTTGGCGCGGTCACGGGCGAACGAAATATAGCGTTTATCAGGGCGAATTAGATGGTTCTTTAGAAAACTGGTTAAATTCAGTGCCGGACTTCCCGGTAGAACAGCATGTGAATTATCTAGAAATTATCCAAGAAAAATTATTTATCAATGCAGTAATTAATCCGTTAACGGCAGTTCTAGGTGTGCGAAACGGAGAACTTCTAAAGAATCCGGAATGGCATAAATTGCTTGATTTACTTGTGGAAGAAATGGAAACAGTTCTCCCAGTTCAAAATGGGGCTTTGAAAGTGAGAGAAATTTGCCGGGTAACTGCCAACAATTTTTCTTCGATGGCACTTGATAAAAAACATGGGCGCAAAACGGAAATTGATGGAATTGTACTTCCGATTTTAGAAAAAGCTGAACGAGAAGGAAAGACACTTCCGACGCTTCGTACGTTATATCATATTATTAAAGGGTTGGAAGGAGAAAGCAATGTTTGA